ATCTTCGCCGGCGATGTCGCGCTGCGTCGCGGTGAGAACCCGGTGCACGGCGTTCGCGTCGCCATCCGCCGTCTCCGGAGCACGCTGCGGACCGCGGCACCGCTGTTCGAGCCGAGCGGCCTCGTGAGACTCGACGACGAACTGCGGTGGTTCGCAGGGGTTCTCGGCGAGGTGCGCGACCGGGAGGTCCTGCGCGCACGATTCGCCACCGCCCTCGCCGAACTGCCCGACGAGCTCGTGCTCGGACCGGTTGCGGCGCGGATCGAGGAGGAACTCTCCGCTCAGCAGCACCACCATCGCGAGAACGTCGCCGCCGAGATGACATCGGACCGGTATCGCCGGCTGCTGTCGACCCTCACGACCTGGAACGAGGCAGTCCCGCTCGTCGATGACCAGATCTCGAAGAAGCAGGTCCGTCAGATCGCCACCCGCGCGGCGCGCAAGGCGGACAAGCGGTTGAAGCAAGCCCTCGCCTCCGGGCACGAGGAGGATCTGCATCGGGCGCGCAAGGCGGCCAAGCGCGCCCGTTACGCCGGTGAGCTGGCCACGCCCGTCGTCGGGTCGATCGGTCGTGCGCAGGCCAAGCGCTACAAGAAGATCCAGACCGTCCTGGGGGAACACCAGGATGCCGCCGTTGCCGCCCGCGCCCTGCGGGAACTGGGCGCCGCCGCGGGAATCCGCAAGGGAGAGAACGGTTTCACCTACGGCATCCTGTATCAGCGCGAGCTCCACGCGGCCGCCGCGGCCCGCGACGCCGTTCTGTCCGGAAAGAAGTGATCGCCCGTTCAGCTCGACGTGTCGAGGATCGCGCGCCGTAACTCGGTGTGATCGTCGAAGAACGACGTCTCGGGCCCGTACCTGCGGAAGGTGTCGCTGCCCCGGCCGGTGACCACGACCACGTCGCGGTCACCGGCTATGGACGTGGCCGTCGAGAATGCGCGCCGCCGGTCGGGTTCCTCGATGACGACCGCCGACGCCTCCCGGTGCGCGCCGCGCAGCACACTGGCCCTGATCTCGCCGGGGTCCTCGTCCTCGGGGCTCTCGTCGGTGACGATCACGACGTCCGCGTAACGCGCCGCGACCTGTCCCAGTGGTTCTCGTTTCCCTGGATCGCGTCCACCGGTTGCCCCGACCACGACGATGAGCCGACCGTCCTCCGTCAACGACCTCAGGTAGGGGAACATCGCGTGTTGTCCCGCCGTGTTGTGCATGTAGTCCACGATCGCGCGATACGGCTGTCCGGCATGCACGGGTTCGCACCGTCCGGCGATGCCGGTCACCGAGGAGACGCCCTCGGCCGCAGCGGCGAGGTCGACGCCGTCTGCCACCACGGCGGTGAGCGCCAGTAGAGCGTTGCCGACCTGGTGAGGCCCCAGCACCTGCAGCCCGACCCGGGATCGCCCGTGTGGCGTGTGGACGGTGAACTCGGCGCCGAGACGCCCGGCCCGGATATCGGTGGCGACGACGTCGGCGTTTGTGCGCCGAGTCGAGCACGTCCAGGTCTCCGTCGTGGCCCCGGCCGCCAGACGCGCACCCCAGTGGTCGTCGATGTCGACCACCGCGATCTGCGTCCGCTCCGGTGTGAACATCGCGGCCTTGGTCGCGAAGTAGCCCTCCATCGACTCGTGGTAGTCGAGGTGGTCGTCGGACAAGTTGGTGAACGCCATCACGCGGAACGCGGTGCCGTCGACCCTCCCCTGATCGATCGCATGCGAGGAGACCTCCATCGCGCAGCAGGTGACGCCGTGGCGTCGGAATGTCGCCAGGGTCCGCTGCAGCATGGGCGCCTCCGGCGTCGTGCGGGCGGGCACGACGTCGTACCCGGGGCCCCGGATCCGCGCACCGGAGATGAGCCCGCCCGCCTCCCCGGTCGCCGCGAGGGCGGCATCGACGAAGTGGGTCGTGCTGGTCTTGCCGTTGGTGCCGGTGACACCGAAGATCCGCAGATCACGTGACGGTTCACCATGGAACCATGAGGTCAGCGGCCCCATGATGCGGCGAGGTCCGTCGACGACCAGAGAAGGCAGGACCGACGACGGGCGGTCGCTGATCACCAGGACGGCACCGGCCGCGGCCACGTCCCGCTCGAAGTCGAGTCCGTGCCAGCGGCGGCCCGGGATGGCCAGGTACGCATCCCCGGGACGGACCGTGCGGGAATCGTCGTCGATGTCGCGGACCACCGCCGACTCGGCTCTGGTGTCGCCCACGACGGAGGTGCCGAGGTGTTCGGCGAGTTGCGCGACGGTCACGCCGGATCCCGGGTCGGGGTCCGCGTGGCGAACACGCCGCTTCGGGTCCATCGCCGCGACGTACCCGTGACGAGGGCGAATCCAAACCTCGACGTACGGTCCGGCCGGGCCCGACGCAGGCCCGCTACCACACAAATCTCGGCAAACGGTCATAGCGCACGCCCTCGTAGACCGTTGTGACGCGCCTCACAATTTGTAGAACCCGCTGTGGCTCAACGTATTCGAGTCGGCGCGCCGGGTTGATTCACACCGGGGTGTTACATCTGCCCTCGTCGTGGCAACACTCGGGGTGTAGCCGATCCAACCCGCTCAAGAGGGGAGCAAGAACCGATGACCGTTTCCACCACCACCGTTCACCAGCAACTTCGCGCGATCCTCGCGTTGACGCACACCGAGATCCAGATCGCCGAGACCCGGCAGGCCCAGGCCCGTACCGACGCGATCCGCAAGGAACTGGCCCAGAACGCCGAGAACGCCCGCGAGCGCGCACTCACCATCGAGACCGCCCTGCGTGACCGCGGCGGACTCGTCGACGTCGTCCGGCCGGTACTCGGCCGCGTCGGTGCCGTCGCCAAGACGCTGGCCGAGCAGACCCAACCGCTCGACGAGGCCCTGCTCGACGACCTCGCACTCGAGCAGCGGCTCGTGGCACGCGCCACGTACCTGAAGGCACTGGCCACCGGCCAGGATGACCAATCACTCGTCGGCCTGGCCGACAAGCTCATCGACGCCCACACGGCGACCGTCCACTGGCTCACGACGGTTCTCGCCGAAGAGGCTCTCGGCGGCCCGGCCGCCCTGCGTCGCGGCCCGTCGCAGTGGGCGAGCGGCCTCGCCGCGCGCGCCTTGACCGCCCCGGCGCTCGGCGCATCGTGGGCGATCGACCGCACCGCCGAATTCGCCCGCCAACTCCCCGACCCCGTGGATACCCTGCGCAGCCGGTTCGGACGAGCGGTCGACGACGCGACGGAGACCGCGTCGCGGGCCGGTGACGCCGTCAGCAACGCCGGCGCCGCGGTCTCGAAGACCGTGGCCGCCGGTCGTGACGCCGCACTCGAGGCAGTCGAGGACAGCGCCCGTGACAGCGGCGCCGAGGGTGCCGCCGACGCGCTCCACCAGCTCCGCGAGATCACCGGAACCGTTGAGGCGGAAGACCTCCCGATCGAGGGTTACGTCGACCTCAACGTCACCGACGCGGTGGCCGCGGTCAAGGAGTTGACCAAGCCGGCCGACCTGCGGGTCACCCTCGCCTACGAGGAGGCACACAAGAACCGCCAGCGCGTGGTCTCCGCGGTCGAGATCCGCTTCGCCGAGATCGCCAAGGACCTGGTCGGCATCGACAGCTGATCTGCCGAACCGACCGACCCCGACGGCCGCCATCGACCTGATGGCGGCCGTCGGCCTGTCGGAAGCATCTGCAGATGTCGCGAAACGTGGCGCCAGACGCAACGACACACGACAACTGGCGTCGGCCCCACCCACCTCTGCACGAATTTGGATCAGATCCAGAAAAACCGTGCGAAGTGGCGGTCACGCCCCTATGGTGGGGGACGTGGCATCGACATCGGACCATGCCCAGCAACTCCGGGCCGCAGATCTTCGTGTCACCCAGCCTCGGGTGACGGTGATGGCCGCCGTCGACAAGCACCCGCATGCCGACACGGACACCATCTATCACGCGGTACGCGAAACCCTGCCCACCGTCTCACGTCAGGCCGTCTACGATGTGCTGCACGCCCTGACCGAGCGCGGGCTCATCCGCCGCATCCAACCCTCGGGTTCGGTGTCGCGCTACGAGTTTCGCACCGGAGACAATCACCACCACGTCGTCTGCCGCGCCTGCGGTGTCATCGCCGACGTGGATTGTGCAATCGGGGAAGCCCCATGCCTGACCCCCTCGGAAGACCACGGTTTCGCAATCGACGAGGCCGAGGTCATCTTCTGGGGCCTGTGCCCCGATTGCCTCAGCAAGGCCCCGACCTGATCACCTCCCGTGATCGCAGCCTGTCAGTCCCCTCGAAAGGAATGTCGTGACCTCCGACAGCCGCCCGCCCAACTCCGACGCCGACACCGCAAGTGCCAGCGAGAGCGAGAACCCGGCGATCCCCTCGCCGAAGCCGAAAGCGCATGCGCCGCTGACCAACAAGGACTGGTGGCCCGAGCAGATCGACCTCTCGATCCTGCACGCCCATTCCTCGCTGTCCAACCCGCTCGGCGAGGACTTCGACTACGCAACGGAATTCGAGAAGCTCGACGTCGAGGCCCTGAAGGCCGACCTGGTCTCGCTGATGACCACGTCCCAGGACTGGTGGCCCGCCGACTACGGCCACTACGGTGGCCTGTTCATCCGTATGAGCTGGCACGCCGCCGGTACCTACCGCATCTTCGACGGCCGCGGCGGCGGCGGTCAGGGTGCACAGCGGTTCGCCCCGCTGAACAGCTGGCCGGACAACGCCAACCTGGACAAGGCCCGTCGTCTGCTCTGGCCCATCAAGCAGAAGTACGGCACCAAGCTGTCCTGGGCCGACCTGCTGGTGTTCGCGGGCAACGTCGCACTGGAGTCCATGGGCTTCAAGACCTTCGGCTTCGGCTTCGGCCGCGAGGACATCTGGGAGCCCGAGGAGGTGTTCTGGGGCCCGGAGGACGCCTGGCTCGGCACCGACAAGCGCTACTCCGGCGAACGTGAGCTCGCCCAGCCCCTCGGCGCCACCACGATGGGTCTCATCTACGTCAATCCCGAAGGCCCCGAAGGCAAGCCGGACCCGATCGCCGCCGCCGAGGACATCCGCGAAACCTTCGGTCGCATGGCGATGAACGATGAGGAGACCGCGGCACTCATCATCGGCGGCCACAGCTTCGGCAAGACCCACGGCGCCGGCGACGCCGACCTGATCGGACCCGAGCCCGAGGGCGCCCCGATCGAACAGCAGGGCCTGGGCTGGAAGTCGGGCTACGGCAAGGGCAAGGCCGAGGACACGATCACCAGTGGTCTCGAGGTCGTCTGGACCTCCACCCCGACCCAGTGGGGCAACGGATTTCTCCAGAACCTCTACGGTTACGAATGGGAGCTCACCAAGAGCCCCGCGGGGGCCTGGCAGTACGTCGCGAAAGACGGTGCGGGAGCAGGCACGATCCCCGATCCGTTCGGCGGTCCCGGTCGCGCGCCCACCATGCTGGTGACCGACGTCGCCCTGCGCGAGTCCCCCATCTACGCCGACATCACCCGTCGGTGGCTCGACCATCCCGAGGAGCTCGCCGAGGCCTTCGCCAAGGCGTGGTACAAGCTGCTGCACCGCGACATGGGTCCGGTCAGCCGTTACCTCGGCCCGTGGGTTCCCGAGCCGCAGATCTGGCAGGACCCGGTGCCCGCGGTCGATCACGAACTGATCGACGCCGACGACATCACCTCTCTCAAGGGCACGTTGCTCGACGCGCTGTCCCCGACGCAGCTCATCAAGACGGCCTGGGCGTCGGCGGCCAGCTTCCGCAGCACCGACAAGCGGGGCGGTGCCAACGGCGCCCGCATCCGTCTCGAGCCGCAGAAGAACTGGGAGATCAACGAGCCCGGCGAGCTCGCCAAGGTGCTGCCGGTACTCGAGCAGGTCCAGAAGGACTTCAACGACTCGGCATCGGGCGGCAAGAAGGTCTCGCTCGCCGACATCATCATCCTCGGCGGTGCGGCGGCGATCGAGAGGGCCGCCGAGGCAGCCGGTTTCCCGGTCACCGTGCCGTTCACCCCCGGCCGTACGGACGCCTCGCAGGAGAGCACCGACGTCGACTCATTCGAGGTCCTCGAACCGCGCGCCGACGGGTTCCGCAACTTCAGCAAGGACGGCGAGAAGACTCCGCTGGAGTCGCTGCTCCTCGACCGTGCCTACATGCTGGACCTCACCGCGCCGGAGCTGACCGTCCTCGTCGGTGGTCTCCGCGTGCTCGACACCAATTACGGTGGCAGCAAGCACGGCGTGTTCACCGACCGGCCCGGCGTCCTGTCGACGGACTTCTTCCGCAACATCATCGACATGAACACCGAGTGGAAGAGCGGTTCCGACGAGAACGTCTACGAGGGAACCGACCGCGCCACCGGCGAGAAGAAGTGGACGGCAACGGCTGCCGACCTCGTGTTCGGCTCGCACTCGCAGCTGCGCGCGCTCTCCGAGGTCTACGCGCAGGACGACTCGGCGGAGCGTTTCGTCAACGACTTCGTCAAGGCGTGGGTGAAGGTCTCGAACAACGATCGGTTCGATCTGGCCTGATCCGTCATCTCACGATCGAGAACACCCCGCGGGCACCTCGCCCGCGGGGTGTTCTGCTCTGCCGGTGAGGTTCTCGAATCACCGTTCCCGCAGGCACGCGACGACCTCGGCGAGCACCTGCTCGACACGGGGCCCCGTGAGCGCGGAGGCCGCGCCGGTCACCAGGACCTGCAGCTCCCCCTGTGCGGTCGGCGAGCCCTCGATCTGCAGCATCCATCGCGTGGTCCGCGGTGGGAACACGTACAGGTGACCGCCCACGCTCGGCCGGGTGATCGTCGGGGTCCAGCCGAGCAGCACCGGCACCGGGAAGAGGCGCCCGTCGACGACCGGCCGGCCCAGTACGTCCAGCACGTCCTCCATCGGCCCGGTCGCCGCGGCGATGCACCGACGGGTGCGCTCGACCGAGCCGCGGACATCCTCGCGGGCGTCGAGCGGTGTGACCGCAGCGACGACGAAGTCGCCCACGGTGTCCTCGGCGCCCGCCGGCCGCGTCGACGCCGCGGTGGCCGCCATCACCCGGTCTTGTCCGGTCAGTCGCGCGAGCGCCTCAGACACCGATCTCCCGAATGCCTCGAACGGGGTCATGCCCTGCTCGGACGCACCGGCACGGAACCGTGCGTAGACGTCGGCGTCGACGAGAGCCCGGCGACGAACCGCCGTGGACTGCGCGCAGGAGACGGGGTCCAACCCGTCCAGGGTGAAGGACCCCGCAGGCGACTCACCGAGCAGTTGGTGCCACGACCGGCCGTCCATGTCGTCGTCAGTGCGTGGTGCGTGCGGCGAGATAGGTTGCACCGCAGGGACATTCACTCCGCGGGCGAGCAGGTCCGCCTCTCGGGCCAGCGTTCCGAGCGAGTGCCCGTCGACCGCGATGTGATGGAACACCGCGACCGCGGCCATCACACCGCCGTCGGCATCCGCCAGGATCCGCACGCAGAACGGCGGCGCGACCCGGACATCGAGCGACGCCGACATCTGTTCGGCGTGTGCGCGTAGGATCTGGCGTCCCGGGTTCGGGTCTGGGTCCGAAACCACCTGCACGGCAACATCGACCGCTGCGTCGGCGCCGCCGGCCAGCGCCCGCTGGACCGGCCCGGCGGGGGTGTCCGGATAGCTCGACCGCAGGGCGGGGTGCCGATCGGCCAACGCGCGGAGCAATTCTCGCAGTTCGGGAGCGGTGGGCCGCCCGGTCTCGGGTGGAACCCATCCGACGCGGACCAGCTGCCCGTGCGGATGTCCCGGCGCGCGTTCGACCGTCCGTTCCGCGGACGTGAGCGGACGGTCGTCGGCCGGTGCGGCCGGCCGCCGTACGGTGACGTCCGGGCGCACCGGCTCGACCATCCGCTCGGCCAGCGTCTCCAGGTCGGGCGCGGTGAGCACGTCGTCGGGCCCGATCTCGGAATGTCCTGCCGCGATCAGCGATCCGACGACCCGCATGACCGCCAGGGAGTCGCCGCCCTGCTCGAGGAAGCCGGCGAACAGATCGACCTCATCAGTGCCCAGCGCCTCGCCCACGACC
The genomic region above belongs to Gordonia hongkongensis and contains:
- a CDS encoding CHAD domain-containing protein; this encodes MHTDTTRADTWDFGLGSAIPDLGDPGDVEISSTDFSDTYYDTEDRDLLAHGTTVVYVDGDERPAGWRVVTPSPAEAITERIDAPSTAVPPTIADALWGLSGGKPLRVAAIVHTHRTRHRHLDANGETDYQVIDDTVSATATGPVATATSWREVAVRSASSDAVPKGVRKRMVGAGARPASASSTYERAIGHEAPHRAGSASPAAAAALDYVHEQIATIFAGDVALRRGENPVHGVRVAIRRLRSTLRTAAPLFEPSGLVRLDDELRWFAGVLGEVRDREVLRARFATALAELPDELVLGPVAARIEEELSAQQHHHRENVAAEMTSDRYRRLLSTLTTWNEAVPLVDDQISKKQVRQIATRAARKADKRLKQALASGHEEDLHRARKAAKRARYAGELATPVVGSIGRAQAKRYKKIQTVLGEHQDAAVAARALRELGAAAGIRKGENGFTYGILYQRELHAAAAARDAVLSGKK
- a CDS encoding Mur ligase family protein, producing MDPKRRVRHADPDPGSGVTVAQLAEHLGTSVVGDTRAESAVVRDIDDDSRTVRPGDAYLAIPGRRWHGLDFERDVAAAGAVLVISDRPSSVLPSLVVDGPRRIMGPLTSWFHGEPSRDLRIFGVTGTNGKTSTTHFVDAALAATGEAGGLISGARIRGPGYDVVPARTTPEAPMLQRTLATFRRHGVTCCAMEVSSHAIDQGRVDGTAFRVMAFTNLSDDHLDYHESMEGYFATKAAMFTPERTQIAVVDIDDHWGARLAAGATTETWTCSTRRTNADVVATDIRAGRLGAEFTVHTPHGRSRVGLQVLGPHQVGNALLALTAVVADGVDLAAAAEGVSSVTGIAGRCEPVHAGQPYRAIVDYMHNTAGQHAMFPYLRSLTEDGRLIVVVGATGGRDPGKREPLGQVAARYADVVIVTDESPEDEDPGEIRASVLRGAHREASAVVIEEPDRRRAFSTATSIAGDRDVVVVTGRGSDTFRRYGPETSFFDDHTELRRAILDTSS
- a CDS encoding ferritin-like domain-containing protein, which codes for MTVSTTTVHQQLRAILALTHTEIQIAETRQAQARTDAIRKELAQNAENARERALTIETALRDRGGLVDVVRPVLGRVGAVAKTLAEQTQPLDEALLDDLALEQRLVARATYLKALATGQDDQSLVGLADKLIDAHTATVHWLTTVLAEEALGGPAALRRGPSQWASGLAARALTAPALGASWAIDRTAEFARQLPDPVDTLRSRFGRAVDDATETASRAGDAVSNAGAAVSKTVAAGRDAALEAVEDSARDSGAEGAADALHQLREITGTVEAEDLPIEGYVDLNVTDAVAAVKELTKPADLRVTLAYEEAHKNRQRVVSAVEIRFAEIAKDLVGIDS
- a CDS encoding Fur family transcriptional regulator, producing the protein MVGDVASTSDHAQQLRAADLRVTQPRVTVMAAVDKHPHADTDTIYHAVRETLPTVSRQAVYDVLHALTERGLIRRIQPSGSVSRYEFRTGDNHHHVVCRACGVIADVDCAIGEAPCLTPSEDHGFAIDEAEVIFWGLCPDCLSKAPT
- the katG gene encoding catalase/peroxidase HPI; protein product: MTSDSRPPNSDADTASASESENPAIPSPKPKAHAPLTNKDWWPEQIDLSILHAHSSLSNPLGEDFDYATEFEKLDVEALKADLVSLMTTSQDWWPADYGHYGGLFIRMSWHAAGTYRIFDGRGGGGQGAQRFAPLNSWPDNANLDKARRLLWPIKQKYGTKLSWADLLVFAGNVALESMGFKTFGFGFGREDIWEPEEVFWGPEDAWLGTDKRYSGERELAQPLGATTMGLIYVNPEGPEGKPDPIAAAEDIRETFGRMAMNDEETAALIIGGHSFGKTHGAGDADLIGPEPEGAPIEQQGLGWKSGYGKGKAEDTITSGLEVVWTSTPTQWGNGFLQNLYGYEWELTKSPAGAWQYVAKDGAGAGTIPDPFGGPGRAPTMLVTDVALRESPIYADITRRWLDHPEELAEAFAKAWYKLLHRDMGPVSRYLGPWVPEPQIWQDPVPAVDHELIDADDITSLKGTLLDALSPTQLIKTAWASAASFRSTDKRGGANGARIRLEPQKNWEINEPGELAKVLPVLEQVQKDFNDSASGGKKVSLADIIILGGAAAIERAAEAAGFPVTVPFTPGRTDASQESTDVDSFEVLEPRADGFRNFSKDGEKTPLESLLLDRAYMLDLTAPELTVLVGGLRVLDTNYGGSKHGVFTDRPGVLSTDFFRNIIDMNTEWKSGSDENVYEGTDRATGEKKWTATAADLVFGSHSQLRALSEVYAQDDSAERFVNDFVKAWVKVSNNDRFDLA